A stretch of the Rhizobium leguminosarum genome encodes the following:
- a CDS encoding ABC transporter permease, whose amino-acid sequence MSLHATTPATTGLPRLIAGGVVRYGLILALIAVFAAFSTATPTFLTLANLQSILVNNFTLLAIVSIAMTFAVASGGIDLSVGTAMDFASFAFVSLVLAGQPVALAALAGLAAGAFVGAFNAFLISGIGVSPFLATLGTLFIGRSVQQLLTNGGNPVYLPPNGVPEAFRFLGHGAIAGFPVPLAVAIVVIAAAAVVFARTRFGRVILSIGIQPGVVRYSGIAAPAHVAVTFVLVGLIAAIAGLILTATVTTYIPSSGNAFLLNAIGATFIGTTLSPLGRPNVGGTVLGALLLSVVANGLLLTDLNFYWQQVGTGTLIFAVLALSFISRRAASGA is encoded by the coding sequence ATGTCACTCCACGCCACGACCCCCGCCACGACAGGCTTGCCGCGTCTTATCGCCGGCGGCGTGGTGCGCTATGGGCTGATCCTCGCCCTGATTGCGGTCTTTGCCGCCTTCTCCACGGCAACGCCGACATTTCTGACGCTGGCAAACCTGCAGAGCATTCTGGTCAATAACTTCACGCTGCTTGCCATCGTCTCGATTGCCATGACCTTCGCCGTCGCGTCGGGCGGCATCGATCTTTCTGTGGGAACGGCGATGGATTTTGCCAGCTTCGCCTTCGTTTCGCTGGTCCTCGCCGGGCAGCCGGTGGCGCTCGCCGCACTCGCGGGACTGGCGGCCGGGGCGTTCGTCGGTGCCTTCAACGCGTTTCTGATTTCCGGCATCGGTGTGTCGCCATTCCTTGCTACGCTCGGCACACTGTTTATCGGCCGCAGCGTCCAGCAACTGCTGACCAACGGCGGCAATCCGGTCTATCTGCCGCCGAACGGCGTGCCGGAAGCCTTCCGTTTCCTCGGCCACGGCGCGATCGCCGGCTTTCCGGTGCCGCTGGCAGTTGCCATTGTCGTCATCGCGGCCGCTGCGGTCGTTTTTGCCCGCACGCGTTTCGGCCGCGTCATTCTGTCGATCGGCATCCAGCCGGGCGTCGTGCGCTATTCCGGCATTGCTGCACCGGCCCATGTCGCGGTGACTTTCGTCCTAGTCGGGTTGATCGCGGCAATCGCCGGCCTGATCCTGACCGCAACCGTCACCACCTACATCCCCTCCTCGGGCAACGCCTTCCTGCTGAATGCCATCGGCGCGACCTTCATCGGCACGACGCTCAGCCCGCTCGGCCGGCCGAATGTCGGCGGCACCGTTCTCGGCGCGCTGCTGCTCAGCGTCGTCGCCAACGGCCTGCTGCTGACCGATCTGAATTTCTATTGGCAGCAGGTCGGCACGGGAACGCTGATCTTCGCCGTGCTCGCCCTGAGCTTCATCAGCCGAAGGGCGGCAAGCGGCGCGTAA
- a CDS encoding ABC transporter permease, producing the protein MSAEVEFAPSGFSAAELPPRPAGNIAAAALRFGSLIAFAVILLIFSLSAPYFLSIGNIGNVLGQSAISGVLAIGLTVVLIAGGSNVVTGGIDLSLAANMGLSAAVYASVTQLGYGDATAIAAAISTGALIGTVNAIAVVYAGIVPLLATLAVMNVVAGLELVLTGNTVLPASSPFLSALSASDPFGIPVLAYVLLGFTVIAAAIVQYTPLGLRLYAVGEFPDAAHAAGLPLRRLLAGGIAGILSVSYLSGSTTGSGEMLLPVVVTALLGAVFSRRLVPTITGTLLSALLVGFLINGFQLLNISSTLVSGVQGVLILIVVSATTLLRRQEA; encoded by the coding sequence ATGTCGGCTGAAGTGGAATTTGCGCCTTCCGGCTTTTCTGCTGCTGAACTGCCTCCGCGTCCGGCCGGCAATATTGCGGCTGCGGCTTTGCGCTTCGGATCGCTGATCGCTTTTGCCGTCATCCTGCTGATCTTCTCGCTGAGCGCGCCCTATTTCCTCAGCATCGGCAATATCGGCAACGTGCTTGGCCAATCGGCCATCTCGGGCGTGCTTGCCATCGGACTGACGGTCGTGCTGATTGCCGGCGGCTCCAATGTCGTCACCGGCGGTATCGACCTGTCGCTGGCTGCCAATATGGGCCTTAGCGCCGCCGTTTATGCCAGCGTGACGCAACTCGGCTACGGCGACGCGACAGCGATTGCAGCGGCGATCTCGACCGGCGCTTTGATCGGCACGGTCAATGCCATTGCCGTCGTCTATGCCGGCATCGTGCCGCTGCTCGCGACGCTTGCCGTCATGAACGTCGTTGCCGGTCTGGAACTGGTGCTGACCGGGAATACTGTCCTCCCAGCCTCGAGCCCCTTCCTATCGGCGCTTTCGGCTTCGGATCCCTTCGGCATACCGGTCCTTGCCTATGTGCTCCTCGGTTTCACGGTGATCGCCGCAGCGATTGTGCAATATACCCCACTCGGCCTGCGCCTTTATGCCGTCGGCGAGTTTCCGGACGCGGCGCATGCGGCCGGGCTGCCGCTTCGCCGCCTGCTCGCCGGCGGCATCGCCGGCATCCTGTCGGTTTCCTATCTCAGCGGCAGCACAACCGGTTCCGGGGAGATGCTGTTGCCCGTCGTCGTGACAGCCCTGCTTGGCGCGGTCTTCTCGCGGCGGCTGGTTCCGACGATCACCGGGACGCTGCTTTCAGCCCTGCTGGTCGGCTTCCTCATCAACGGTTTCCAGCTGCTCAACATTTCGAGCACATTGGTCAGCGGCGTACAGGGCGTGCTCATTCTCATCGTCGTTTCCGCGACCACGCTGCTGCGCCGGCAGGAGGCCTGA